From the Bradyrhizobium ontarionense genome, the window CGAATTGACGGAAGCGATGGTGCCGTTGGCCGCCGCGCCGGTGCGATAGAGCCGCGGCCATGGCCGCCTTATGTCCCAGGCTTCGAACGTCCCGATCGCGCCGTCGAGCGAGGCCAGCATCGCCTGGTAGTCGACAACAGCGTCGTTGATCAGCTCCTCCGTCGTGTACGTGGCCGTCCACAGTGCCGGCCCGAGATCCTTGACGAAGGTCTTGCCGAGCGCCACGCGGCTCTGCTCCTGGCGCTGCATCGGCTCGAACGCGAACGGCGGCGAGAAGCCCACCGCGGTTAGGATGTCCGTGCGTGGATATGTGATGGACATCAGAGCTTCCTATAGCTCTGCGCCGTGCGCGACGCGGTGGCGACGTGGTCGACGAATTGCGGACTCGACGCGAAGCCGGCGACCGAATCGTTGGCGGCCTGCGTCGACACCTTCTTGACGAAGGCATTGAGCTTGCCGTCGTCGTCGACGCTGACGCCGATGTCGATCTTCATGGCGCCGCCACCCGCGGTGCCGGCGCCAGTCGTGCCCGCCGTGACGCCATCCTGGCCGACCAGGCCGCCGCCGGCATAGCCGCGCCGTAGCCGGCTCAGATTGTGCAGCCCGATCCGTCCGACCGCCTCCTTTTCGAACACGAACTCATCCTTGTGGACGATGCCAGCCGGCTCGTACTTACCACCAGGACCGGTATAGCCGCCGACGTCGTAGAGAGCGCCGGTGACGCCGAACGTCGAGCCGCCGGCCGATGCGGTGCTGCCGCCGGAGCCGATGCCGAGCAGCGACAAGAGCCCGCCGCCCGAGCTGCCGCCGAAGGCAGACGCCCAGAGCTGGTCCGCCACCATGCTCATCAGCTTGTCCGATATCTTGCCGAGCGCATTCAGACCTGCCTTGGCGAGGCTTTCGAAGCCGGTCGCGCCGTTGCGGAGGCCCTGGCCAAACTCCACCCACATGCTGCTGAACGTGCTCCGGCTCTCCAGCGCCAGCGAGTCGAGCTGCTTGTTGGCGTTACCGATGTCGTTCAACGCCGCTTGAACGCCGGGTAGGCTCGAGCCGGCGACCTTTGCCGCATCGGCGACGTCGCGCATGGCCTTGGCGAGCGCCGTCTGCGCCCCTGCCATCTGCTCGCTGTTCGTGGGATCGACCAGCTTCTGATCGATCCAGCTCTGCAGCTGATCTTTCGCCGCCTGCGCCGCCTTGGCCTGGTCGTAGATGCCCATCGACGCCTGCTGGCTGACGCGCGACATCTCGGCCTGCGCCCGCACGACGTTGAGGATCGCATCGCGCTGCTTCGCGCTGACGCCGACCCCTTGCAGTGCGGCTGCCTGCAGCTCAAGCTCCTTGGACTTGACCTGGTCCTCGACTGTCGCGAGCTGACCGAGCAGCCCGATGCGCTGCTGCGCCTGCTGGTTGTCGTTCATTGCCTTCTGGAGAGTGATCGGATCCTTCTCGCCGCGCAGCTCGGCGGCCTTGCGGCCGTAGCCGGCCTGCAGCGCGCTATCGTTGGCCGCCTTCTGGAACGAGCCATAGCGGTCCGCGAAGTTCGGAGAGTCGCTGCTACTCACTGCACTGGCCGCGAGCCTGGCACCGGACACGACGGCACCGAGCACGGGGATGGTGGATGCCGCGGTCGCGGCACCGCCGCCGAGACGCATCAGCCAGTCCGGCACCTTCACGCTAGACATCGCGCCGACGATATCGATGACGGCCGATTTGAAGCCGTTGACCATCTTGGTCGTTGCCGTATTCCAGGCGTCATCGAACTCACGCGCCTTCCGGATCAGGTTGGCTTCAGCCGAATCGTTGAACTTGATCGTGCCGGCAACGGCGGCCTGGATGCCTGCGCTGCCTTGCTCCATGAAACGCACCCAGGCCATGTCGGCCGGCAGTCCGGCCTCGCGCAGGATCTTCTGCTTCTGAATGTCGCTGGTCGAGCGCGCCACGAGATCGGCGACCCCGCCGAGATAACCTGCGAAGTCCTTGGCGCTCTTGCCGTTGGCGATCATCAGCCCATTGAGCGACCCGGCGTTCTGCTTTGCCTGGTAGACCTGGTCGGCAAAGCCGGTGATGCCTTCGTTAAACGATTTGGTATCGATCCCTTTGAAAGACGCCGCTTGCTCCAGCCCGTGCAGCTTAGTGATCGTCTCGTCCGTTGAGCGCGAGAGATCGTCGAGCGCCAGGCTGCTCTTTGTGATGCTGAGTGCCGCGCCGGCGAACCCCGCGACGGCGATGCCGACCGCACCGCCGATCAGGCGCGCCGGCGTCAGCAGTCCCGTCACCGCGCCGGCGGCTTCCTTGAAGGCGCCCGTGATGCCGCCTGGTCCGGTGGCGGCGAACGACAGATGATTGAGCTGCCCGGCCAGGATCTGCGTCGGCGGAGCGCCCATCACGAGCTGCTCGACCATGCTGCGGATCGAGTGCTGCGCGGACATTGCCTGAGCCGACAGGCCGCCATGCGCGCTGGCAAGCGCGGTGGTGCCGTTGCGCGCCGCCACCATGCCGACGTTAACGTCCGCGACCGCGCGGTCGAGCTCCTTCTCCAGCGCGCCGAGCACGTCGACCTGCTTGCCAAGATCCGACAGCGCGGACTTGGCCTGCTGCGCCGCCTGCTTGGCGCCGGAGGCATCACCCGCGATGACCAGAGAGACACGCATCAACGATCCTCGTTAAACGCCGCGCAGGCCGCGGCTTCCATGGTGCGCAGACCGCGCCACAGTTCCGGCGTGATCGCAAAACCCTCCGCATCGAGACCGGCGCGCACGCCGGCATAGTCGAGCCCGATGACGACGGGCACGGTCGGTGCGATGGTGCCGCCCATCGGCGTGATCATTCCGCCGGCCGAGCGCGGCACGATCCGCCATTGCGAGGCGACCGCAAGGAAGGCGCGCACGATCGGAACGTTCTCCGGCCATAGCCCGTCGAACTCCTGATCCGCATCGGTCTCCGGCTCCTCGGTCGCCAGCGCCTGCCGCAGATGGTCGAGCGATTGCGCATCCATGCCGGCGCGCCGAGCATCCTCGATCAGCACACGCGTCTCTTCGGAAACGTCCGCGGCTGCCGGTGCGCCGCGGACCCAGCGCCGGGCAGCCCATCTCAGTTTCCCTCCGGAGCTTTCGTCACGGCGCGGAAGTAGTGCGTCGACAGCGCCAGGCGGATGTTCGGGTCGCAGAGCAGCTTGGTGCGCAGCTCGGCAGTGCATTCGATCGGCTGCTCGTCGTCGTCGACGAGATCGTGGAACGTCTTGACTGACGCTTCGAGAAACACGCTCGCGCCGCCCTCGGTCCTGAGGTCGTAATTCGCAAGCTGCTCTGACGGCAGACAGACGAACGTCGTCTTCAGCGTCTCCTCGACATGGCCGCCATCGGCGGGGATTTGCACCTTCACGTCGTGGGTGAAGGTGCGGTTGGTGACGACTTTGAACATGGCTTCAAATCCTCCTGACAGATGATCGTGGTCGAGAGGCGCCGCTCCGGTCGGAGCGACGCCTTCAGGTCAATGCGAGCGAGAACTGGTCGTTGCCGGCATTCGGCAGCGCCAGCATAGAGAGCGGCCATTCGGCCACGCCCTGATTCTGCTGGTAGCCGGTCGGCCGCTTGAACTCCGACGTCGGCGCAGAAAGCGTGATGATGTTGCCGGCCGTGGTGCCGTGCACGAGCGAGACCGGAACGGTGGTCTGCGCATTGGCCAGACCGTAGGGATCGAGGGTGGTGACCGGAACGGACTCGCAGGTGAACTCGATCTGCTCGCGGTGGTCCGTGATCAGAACGGACTCTGTGCCGACCAGCATGCGCGGCTCGACCTGGTTGTTGAGGTCGAACGAGAAGTTGCGCATCACCAGCGACACGGAGTTGACGTTGAAGGTAGGCGTATTGGTCTTATTGACCATGACCGGCTTCTTGAATGCTGTGAGCGTCGGCACGGCTGCTGCTGCCTCGGCCGGCGCCACCCACAGTCCCATGAAGCTCCAGCTCATCATCGGAATGCCCTGGGCATTCGCCGTGAGCTTGACCGAGCCACGTACGCCCTTGATGGCGTGGAGCGTGCCGCCGACCCAGAACTTCAGGTAGGCGCTCTCGATGTTGTCCGTGATCGGCGTATAGGTCACCGATGTGCTGGCCGTGATCACCTCGGCGCAGCCACAGGCGCGCAACAGAACGCCCCAGGCCGGCACCGTTCCGGGCGTGCCGGAGCCTGCAAGCTCGGTGTCGAAGTTGATGGTGACGTGGAGCTCCGCCGGGATCGACGGTTGGTTGCCGAAATAGGGCGTGACCAGGTCGCGCGAGACGTCGCTGCCGTCCATCGGCGAGATAGTGACATTCTTCGCGAGGATCGCGTTGAGCGCGCCGGTCAATGTCGGATCGGTGCCATAGGTGGTCTCGATCTTCGCGAGCAGGACCTGTTTGCGCCAAAAGATCGGCATCGCTTACTTCCCCTTCTTGTTGGGCTTCGGCGCCTCGGCCGACTCGGCACTGGCGTCGACCGGCGGCACGTTCGGAACCAGCGAGCCGTCAGGCTTGCGGATCCAGCTGCCGCCGCCGGCCGGCTGCGGCAGCGTCTCGGGCGTTGTGTCGTTGCTCATAAAACGATCCTCAACTGATCGAGCAGTGCGAAGTCGAGCTGATAGAGCA encodes:
- a CDS encoding DUF1799 domain-containing protein — translated: MLIEDARRAGMDAQSLDHLRQALATEEPETDADQEFDGLWPENVPIVRAFLAVASQWRIVPRSAGGMITPMGGTIAPTVPVVIGLDYAGVRAGLDAEGFAITPELWRGLRTMEAAACAAFNEDR
- a CDS encoding phage tail tube protein: MPIFWRKQVLLAKIETTYGTDPTLTGALNAILAKNVTISPMDGSDVSRDLVTPYFGNQPSIPAELHVTINFDTELAGSGTPGTVPAWGVLLRACGCAEVITASTSVTYTPITDNIESAYLKFWVGGTLHAIKGVRGSVKLTANAQGIPMMSWSFMGLWVAPAEAAAAVPTLTAFKKPVMVNKTNTPTFNVNSVSLVMRNFSFDLNNQVEPRMLVGTESVLITDHREQIEFTCESVPVTTLDPYGLANAQTTVPVSLVHGTTAGNIITLSAPTSEFKRPTGYQQNQGVAEWPLSMLALPNAGNDQFSLALT